Within Ipomoea triloba cultivar NCNSP0323 chromosome 9, ASM357664v1, the genomic segment TGATCGTGCTTTATGTAGTATAGACTGGAAGATGGAGTTTCCGAAGGCGTCAGTTGAACACCTCCCGATGATAGAGTCTGATCACAGACCATTGTTAATAAATTCCAGCCCAACTCATGCAGTACATCAAAACAAGaggttcaaatttaattttgtatggaCAGCCCATCAGGATTTCCTCAGCTGCATTCAACGGGCATGGAACCTGGCTTTAGATCTACAATCGAACAAGGAGGCGGCAACTGAAGCTCTAATGGAAAAAGGCGCATGATCGCAAGGATTAAAGGAATCCAAAGAAACTTTGCGCTCCACCACAGATCAGACCTTATTAAGTTAGACAGAAAACTTCGTAAGGAATTAGAAATCATCTTGCACCAGGAGGAACTAATCTGGTTCCAAAGATCAAGGGAGGAGTGGATTACTTCTGGGGATTGCAATACCAGTTTCTATCACACTTCCACCACAATAAGGAAAAACACTGCCAAAATTCAATCCCTCCGAACTAAAGATGGCCTTTGGATCACAGACGAACGTCTATTTGTCGATCATATTAGGAATTTCTTTATGAGCCTTTATGAAGACGGTCACCAACCTGCTGCGAGTGACATCTTGAACGAACAATTCCTGTCATTGACTGAACAAGAATGGCTACAAGTAAGCCAACCCTTCAAACTAGAAGAAATAAAACTTGCAGTCTTCGAGATGAACCCTTGCAAAGCTCTTGGTTATGATGGCTACACAGCAGGATTTTATTAGAGATCATGGGAGATTGTAGGAGAGAACTTGACTAACTTTGCACTTGATTTCTTTGCAACAGGTCAACTACCTCAAGGATGCAATGACACCTTGATCACACTCATTCCGAAAGTGACGAACCCAGATACTGTGAAGCAACTACGTCCCATAGGCTTATGCAATGTATCATACAAAGTATTGACTAAAACTATGGCTATGAGACTCAAAGAGATTTCCAAGAGGTTAATAGGCACGCAACAGACTAGCTTCGTCCCGGGGAGGCAGATTACAGACAATACTATATTATCGTCTTCCAAGAGGTTTTAAACTCCATGAGAACGAAGCAAGGTTCTAAAGGTTGGATGGTGATGAAGATAGATCTGGAAAAAGCCTATGATAGACTTAACTTGAACTTCATAGAGAAC encodes:
- the LOC116029690 gene encoding uncharacterized protein LOC116029690 — translated: MIARIKGIQRNFALHHRSDLIKLDRKLRKELEIILHQEELIWFQRSREEWITSGDCNTSFYHTSTTIRKNTAKIQSLRTKDGLWITDERLFVDHIRNFFMSLYEDGHQPAASDILNEQFLSLTEQEWLQVSQPFKLEEIKLAVFEMNPCKALGYDGYTAGFY